Proteins from a single region of Ziziphus jujuba cultivar Dongzao chromosome 1, ASM3175591v1:
- the LOC107426224 gene encoding AP2-like ethylene-responsive transcription factor At1g16060 — MIFFLSLNYYYYYSSCFFLFLLLLLPLFLHHRSMAKLSQQNRKSNNANNNTNTTANTAIKVKRTRRSVPRDSPPQRSSVYRGVTRHRWTGRYEAHLWDKNCWNESQNKKGRQVYLGAYDDEQAAAHAYDLAALKYWGQDTILNFPLATYEKELKEMEGVAREEYIGSLRRKSSGFSRGVSKYRGVARHHHNGRWEARIGRVFGNKYLYLGTYATQEEAATAYDMAAIEYRGLNAVTNFDLSRYIKWLKPNGHDNENTSFPSFINTTTTTSTEQPNLTQNLNQELGLGFFQNQQQTSGSGETILGQPRPATATSALGLLLQSTKFKEMMEMTSAVDSQVSPPESDPPQCTFPDDIQTYFDCQDSSSYGDHGDDIIFGELNSLMPPMFQCDF, encoded by the exons atgatttttttcttatctcttaattattattattattattcatcttgtttcttcttgtttcttcttcttcttcttcctctttttcttcaCCATCGATCAATGGCTAAGTTATCACAGCAGAACCGGAAAAGCAATAATGCAAACAACAACACTAATACTACAGCTAACACGGCTATAAAGGTTAAGAGAACAAGGAGAAGTGTCCCTAGAGACTCTCCTCCTCAAAGAAGCTCCGTTTATCGAGGTGTCACTAG GCATAGATGGACCGGCCGGTATGAGGCACATTTATGGGACAAGAATTGCTGGAATGAATCACAGAACAAGAAAGGACGCCaag TCTATCTTG GTGCATACGATGATGAACAAGCAGCAGCACATGCTTATGACTTAGCAGCACTCAAATACTGGGGTCAAGACACCATTCTTAACTTTCCG TTAGCAACTTATGAGAAAGAATTGAAAGAAATGGAGGGTGTGGCAAGAGAAGAATATATTGGATCGTTGAGAAG GAAAAGCAGTGGTTTTTCGAGGGGAGTCTCAAAATATAGAGGCGTTGCCAG ACATCATCACAATGGAAGGTGGGAAGCTCGAATTGGACGAGTCTTTGGCAACAAATATCTCTATCTTGGGACATATG CCACACAAGAAGAAGCTGCAACAGCATACGACATGGCGGCCATAGAGTACCGTGGTCTTAATGCAGTCACAAACTTTGATCTCAGCCGTTACATCAAATGGCTAAAACCTAATGGCCACGACAATGAGAATACCAGCTTTCCAAGTTTTATcaatactactactactacaagCACTGAACAGCCTAACCTAACCCAAAACCTTAACCAAGAACTTGGATTGGGATTTTTCCAGAACCAACAACAAACAAGTGGCTCTGGGGAAACCATTCTAGGTCAGCCTCGCCCAGCCACTGCTACATCAGCCCTTGGCCTCCTGCTTCAGTCAACCAAGTTCAAGGAGATGATGGAGATGACATCGGCAGTTGATAGCCAGGTGTCGCCACCAGAGTCGGACCCACCTCAGTGTACGTTTCCTGATGACATACAGACTTACTTTGATTGCCAAGATTCCAGCAGCTATGGAGATCATGGAGATGATATTATATTTGGTGAGCTCAACTCATTGATGCCACCCATGTTTCAATGCGATTTTTGA